GATTCGCTCCCGCCTGCGTAATCAGGTTAGCGGCAAGCTTAGCAGTGATGGATTCTCGTCCAGCCGTTTTACGATCGGCTCTTGCATACCCGTAATAGGGGAGAACAGCAGTGACTTGCCGCGCTGATGCTCGCCGACAAGCATCAATCATGATCAACAATTCCATCAAATTGTCGTTCACGGGGCGACAGGTCGGCTGAATCAAATAAACATCGCAGCCACGAATCGACTCTTGGATTTGGACATATAGCTCGCCATCGGCAAAGTGCTTTTGCACCATCGGACTCAAATCCATGCCCAAGTACCGTGCGATCTCTTTGGAAAGGGGTACGTTTGCCGTACCGGACAAGAGGCGCAGACGGTTATTGTCAGGAATTGAGGGCAGAGCAGACGGAGGAGATAATGTTGCAGAACGGATCACGTCAAGTCCTCGAACGCATTCAACGCAATATTAACACTGGGACTTTCCTTCATTGTCCCTGGTTTCGCGGATCTAAAGTATTCGTAAATGGCAAATAGGCCTGCGAAATATTTGTTAAGACTGAACCACAAGCAGCACACAGACGAGCGATCAGTACGATCGCTATCTGGACAGGTGAGATGAGGAGCACAGATGACTTCCAAGCAGAGTTCAGTCGAACGGTATTTAATGCAACCTATTTTGCCAAATTTATTCGCGCTTCGCAATCCATTTCCTAATGTTATCGATCGTTGACCTTCTGTACAATTTTGTTACCTCCGTTACAAAAAACTGATTTGAACGGAATGGTTTGCATGAGGCTAAGCTATGCTGGGAAATTCCATGATGCGAGGAACGATGCTATGAGCCTAAAAGACCGCATTACCGAGGAGATCAAAGCCGCGATGAAGTCTCAGGATAAAGTGCGGTTAGAGACGCTGCGGAGCATCAAAAAGGTGCTGCTAGAAAAAGAAGTGAGTGTGCGTCCATCTGGGCAGAATCAGCTAACCGAAGCGCAAGAGATTGAAGCCTTGTCTCAGGTTGCCAAGCAGCGCAGAGATTCGATCGAGCAGTACACCAACGCCAAACGTCAGGATTTAGCTGATAAGGAAGCGGCAGAGTTGGCAATTATCGAGACGTTTCTTCCGGCTCAGATGTCTGATGAAGAAGTTGAAAGTGCGATCGCTCAAATCATCGCTCAAGTCGGAGCGGCTTCAGCGAAAGATATGGGTAAAGTGATGGGTGTCGCAATGCAGCAATTGAAAGGCAAGGCGGACGGGAAGAAGGTGCAAGCGATCGTCAAGGCGAAGTTGGGCGGGTAGAGCAAGGGTTCAGGAATGAATGGGGATAGCGATCGCCGCTGTGCAAGAAAAGCTTTTTGAGTAGAAGCTAGCGGCTGCATTCAGCAGCTACAAGTAACATTGAGCTAACCACCAGACACTTTGTTATATTCTGCTGCGACGTGCTTGTGAGCCTGCATTAGATGGGCGGCGGAGGTATCAATTCCCATACCATACCGCCATTCGCCATTGAGATATAGCCAGGTTGGTACCTGACGCACGAGATTGCGATCGCCTTCAAAGCAAACTGCACCTTGCTGGAGTGCGAGGTTCAAATTGGTGTATCCCATCCAGACGTGAGTGAACACACTAAGATCAGCGGAGATTAAAACGTTCACCTCAAAGCCTGGATTTTTTTGACACACATCGACCTCTTGATTCTCGATGACCATCCACCAACTGCGCTGAGTTTTGCGCCCTCTGGTTAGCCCTTGAAAATCAAACTGAAGTACTGTTTTTTGTGGCGGCACAGTCTCAAGATTGACTCGCCGTCTCATGCCCCACATCAATAAGGCATCGTCCAAGTCTTCTGACGCAATTTGTTCGCTTCCCCATTGTTGTGCCCAAACTCCCATTGCTTCAATTAGAGGACGCAGGGCTTCCCCGGCAGGCGTGAGAAGATACTCATGCCCCTGCCCTGTTTCCTTTTCATGGCTAATGACCACACCTAATTTCTCAAGTTCTTTGAGGCGTTGAGCGAGGAGGGCGCGGGACATGAGCGGCACTCCTCGACTGATGTCATTGAAGTGGCGATTGCCATACAGCATTTCTCGCAGCACTAAGGGGTTCCAGCGATCGCCAATTACTTCGGCAGCTTTCGCTACCGGGCAGAACTGCCCATATCCCTTTCTCATAGCCCATTTAAGGAGAGTACAAATCAGGTTCAGATATTGAACTTGTATCACCTTCTTTAGCAAATCAGAATAAGGGCATCACAAGATTTATTAAAGGAGATTGTTCAATGCTAGAACAACAAACTGCACCCACTATCCAATCAGAAAAGATGGATTGGCTTTCTCTGGCGGAATCTTTGGGAAGTCAATTTGCTGCAAGAGAAATTGAAGCTGATGAGAGCGATTTGTTTGTCGCGGATAACCTTGCTAGGTTGAAAGCGTCTGGATTGGCGACAGCGGGTGTGCCGATCGAATTAGGGGGCGGTGGAGTCAGCTATGCTGATCTTTGCGCTGTGCTGCGGATTTTAGGACGTTATTCTAGTTCAACGGCGCTCGCGTTTTCGATGCACACGCATCAGGTCATGGTACCGACTTGGCGCTGGCACAATCAGAATGCTCCAGTGGATGGATTACTTAGACGAGTGGCAACGGAGCAACTGATTATGCTTAGCAGTGGTGGATCAGATTGGTTGCAGAGTGGTGGGGCAGCGATTAAAGTCGAGGGTGGATTTTTGATCACAGCTCGCAAAGTCTTTGCGAGTGGTGCGCCTGTTGCTGATTTATTGATGACAAGCGCTGTTTATGACGATCTGGAAAAAGGAGCCACGGTATTACATTTTGCAGTTCCTATGACTGCTCAGGGTGTGGAGATTGAATCTACTTGGCAAGCGCTGGGGATGCGGGGAACGGGTTCTCATGATGTTGTGTTGTCGAATGTTTTTGTACCAGATGCGGCAATTGCTTTACGACGAGAACAAGGAAAGTGGCATTTTATCTTTCACTTGATCTCGATGGTGGCAATTCCGATCGTTTATTCTGTTTACGTTGGGGTTGCAGAAGCGGCGCGCGATCGCGCAGTTCAACTAGCAATGAAGCGGCGCACTGATGAGCATCTTTGCTGCATGGTCGGAGGGATGGACAACGAACTGATGGTTGCGAAGTTAGCGCTTCAGCACATGATTTCTACTGCCGTTGTGAGTCAGCCTGGTTTTGAAACTACGAATCAAATTATGACAGGGCGAACATTGGTTGCTAGAGCAGTACTTAACGTTGCTGATTTAGCAATGGAAGTTGCGGGGGGCTGTGCGTTTTATCGCAAACTCGGTCTGGAAAAATTGTTTCGTGATGTGCAGGGCGCGCGCTATCATCCTCTGCGGGAAGATGCTCAGCGTAAGCTATCGGGGCAACTCGCGCTTAAGTGGGATATGTCTTCTTTGTAGGGTGATGTCTTGTATCTAGTAGCGATCGCTAAGTCTTGATAGAAAACGACGACTATTCTTCAGCCGCTGACTTTCCAGATTTAATAGAAGGTTCAGATTAGAAATTATTTAGACTGAATCTTTCAGTCTAATTACCCAAATTGGGACGATAGACCGAAAGCGGTCGGCATAATATTCCTCTCACCCTAATTTTCTGCCACTGCTACGGGAGTCGCCACTACAGGCTGAGGATTGGCAACCAGTTCCTTTTTGCTGAATTTGAGTTTGCCATCGACTAAATCGATCGAGATCGTATCGCCTTCCCCAAAGGCATTTTCGAGCAGTTTGGTGGCGATCGGGTTTTGTAGTTCTCGCTGAATCGCCCGCTTCAACGGACGCGCGCCATACGTTGGGTCATAGCCCACATCTGCCACATATTTCTGTGCAGCAGGCGAGAGTTCCAGCATGATCTTCTGATCGCTCAGCAACGCCTGAATTCGCTGGATCTGGAGTCCAACGATCTCGCCAAGTTCCGCACGGTTCAACGCATGGAACAAAATCGTATCGTCAATCCGATTCAGAAATTCAGGACGGAAATGCTTGCGGAGTGCGGTCGTCACTCGTTTCTGCATTTCCTCATAACGGGCATCATCGCCTGCAACATCGAGAATATGTTCGCTACCAATATTGCTCGTCATCACAATGACCGTGTTACGGAAATCAACCGTTCGACCTTGAGAATCGGTAATCCGCCCGTCATCGAGCACTTGTAGCAGAATGTTAAACACATCCGGATGCGCTTTCTCCACTTCATCGAGCAGCACCACAGAATAAGGTTTACGGCGAATCGACTCAGAGAGCTGTCCGCCTTCGTCATACCCCACATATCCAGGAGGTGCGCCGACTAAACGGGAAACCGAGTGCTTCTCCATGTATTCCGACATATCAAGACGCACGATCGCATCATCAGAATCAAACAAAAATTGCGCCAGCGCTCGTGCGAGTTCCGTTTTACCGACTCCGGTTGGCCCCATGAAGAGAAACGATCCGATCGGACGGTTCGGGTCTTTCATGCCCGATCGTGCCCGACGAATTGCCGCCGCCACTGCTTCGACTGCGTCGTGCTGTCCGATCACCCGTTCGTGCAGATGTTTCTCCAGATTTAAGAGTTTCTGACGTTCGGATTCGAGCAAGCGCGTCACTGGAATTCCTGTCCAACGCGCCACGATTTCAGCAATATCCGCTTCGGTGACTTGTTCACGCAGGAGAGCCGTTCCGCCTGCTTGCAGTTCCATCAGTTGCGCTTCCTGTTTCTCGCGATCGTGCTGCAAGGCTTCAAGGCGTCCGTATTTCAACTGCGCGGCTGTATTGAGATCATAGGCACGTTCAGCTTGCTCGATTTGGACTCGAAGCTGGTCTTCTTCCATCTTGAGCGATTTGATCGTTTCGAGAATTTGCTTTTCGTTTTGCCACTGGGAATCGAGGGCATCTTTTTTCGGCTGAAGCTCTGCGATTTCTTGTTCAAGCCGTTCGAGTCGATCTTTGGAATTGCGGCTGAGTCCGGTTAATCCCGTGAGTTTATCTTCGCTCTTGATCGAAAGCTTTTCCATTTCAAGCTGCCGCAAGCGGCGCTCAATCTGTTCTAGCTCCGTCGGTTTGGAGGTAATCTCCATCCTGAGCTTGGCAGCGGCTTCGTCCACAAGGTCGATCGCTTTATCGGGCAAGAAGCGATCGCTGATATAGCGACTTGATAACGTGGCAGCAGCGACCAAAGCGGAATCGGTAATATTGACCCCGTGGTGAACCTCGTAGCGCTCTTTTAGCCCACGCAGAATCGAGATCGTGTCTTCAACCGAGGGCTGATCGATTACGACCTGCTGAAATCGGCGTTCGAGTGCTGCATCTTTCTCGATGTACTTACGGTACTCGTCGAGCGTCGTTGCCCCAATACACCGTAGCTCTCCCCGCGCCAGCATCGGTTTCAGCAGGTTTCCAGCATCCATGTTGCCTTGACCCGCTGCACCTGCCCCTACAACGGTATGCAGTTCGTCAATGAATAAAACGATTTGTCCATCGGATTCGATCACTTCTTTCAGAACTGCTCTCAGTCGATCCTCGAATTCCCCGCGATATTTTGCCCCTGCAATTAGCGATCCCATATCGAGGGAGATGAGCTTGCGGTTCTTCAAGGATTCGGGAACATC
The sequence above is a segment of the Cyanobacteria bacterium FACHB-DQ100 genome. Coding sequences within it:
- a CDS encoding GatB/YqeY domain-containing protein, which codes for MSLKDRITEEIKAAMKSQDKVRLETLRSIKKVLLEKEVSVRPSGQNQLTEAQEIEALSQVAKQRRDSIEQYTNAKRQDLADKEAAELAIIETFLPAQMSDEEVESAIAQIIAQVGAASAKDMGKVMGVAMQQLKGKADGKKVQAIVKAKLGG
- a CDS encoding transcriptional regulator, producing MRKGYGQFCPVAKAAEVIGDRWNPLVLREMLYGNRHFNDISRGVPLMSRALLAQRLKELEKLGVVISHEKETGQGHEYLLTPAGEALRPLIEAMGVWAQQWGSEQIASEDLDDALLMWGMRRRVNLETVPPQKTVLQFDFQGLTRGRKTQRSWWMVIENQEVDVCQKNPGFEVNVLISADLSVFTHVWMGYTNLNLALQQGAVCFEGDRNLVRQVPTWLYLNGEWRYGMGIDTSAAHLMQAHKHVAAEYNKVSGG
- a CDS encoding acyl-CoA/acyl-ACP dehydrogenase, translated to MLEQQTAPTIQSEKMDWLSLAESLGSQFAAREIEADESDLFVADNLARLKASGLATAGVPIELGGGGVSYADLCAVLRILGRYSSSTALAFSMHTHQVMVPTWRWHNQNAPVDGLLRRVATEQLIMLSSGGSDWLQSGGAAIKVEGGFLITARKVFASGAPVADLLMTSAVYDDLEKGATVLHFAVPMTAQGVEIESTWQALGMRGTGSHDVVLSNVFVPDAAIALRREQGKWHFIFHLISMVAIPIVYSVYVGVAEAARDRAVQLAMKRRTDEHLCCMVGGMDNELMVAKLALQHMISTAVVSQPGFETTNQIMTGRTLVARAVLNVADLAMEVAGGCAFYRKLGLEKLFRDVQGARYHPLREDAQRKLSGQLALKWDMSSL
- the clpB gene encoding ATP-dependent chaperone ClpB, with product MQPTDPSKFTDKAWEAIVQAQDVVRRYRHQNLEVEHLIISLLEQENGLAAKILSKAGIEANRFWQQVDEFTRRQPKVGSAEQLYLGRYLDTMLDRAEANRTSMQDDFISIEHLIQAFAIDPRLGVKLFRSFNVDTARLDTAIRDIRGSQKVMDQAPESRYSALEKFGLDLTERAKAGKIDPVIGRDGEIRRVVQVLSRRTKNNPVLIGEPGVGKTAIAEGLAQRIVNGDVPESLKNRKLISLDMGSLIAGAKYRGEFEDRLRAVLKEVIESDGQIVLFIDELHTVVGAGAAGQGNMDAGNLLKPMLARGELRCIGATTLDEYRKYIEKDAALERRFQQVVIDQPSVEDTISILRGLKERYEVHHGVNITDSALVAAATLSSRYISDRFLPDKAIDLVDEAAAKLRMEITSKPTELEQIERRLRQLEMEKLSIKSEDKLTGLTGLSRNSKDRLERLEQEIAELQPKKDALDSQWQNEKQILETIKSLKMEEDQLRVQIEQAERAYDLNTAAQLKYGRLEALQHDREKQEAQLMELQAGGTALLREQVTEADIAEIVARWTGIPVTRLLESERQKLLNLEKHLHERVIGQHDAVEAVAAAIRRARSGMKDPNRPIGSFLFMGPTGVGKTELARALAQFLFDSDDAIVRLDMSEYMEKHSVSRLVGAPPGYVGYDEGGQLSESIRRKPYSVVLLDEVEKAHPDVFNILLQVLDDGRITDSQGRTVDFRNTVIVMTSNIGSEHILDVAGDDARYEEMQKRVTTALRKHFRPEFLNRIDDTILFHALNRAELGEIVGLQIQRIQALLSDQKIMLELSPAAQKYVADVGYDPTYGARPLKRAIQRELQNPIATKLLENAFGEGDTISIDLVDGKLKFSKKELVANPQPVVATPVAVAEN